A region of Pyxidicoccus parkwaysis DNA encodes the following proteins:
- a CDS encoding A24 family peptidase: MTPVQVVLSTVLGVALVISVVTDVLRREILDAVTYPLMAVALGVRLFTEGLGDLEHGVLSGLVAGAGLAVLLLPAALRGRMGWGDVKLMGGVGAVLGFPAVLAAAAFISLVGALQAVVTLLWQGAVWDTLAAVVRRWAVRVRLASVDARPGPQHHIPYGVAIALGTFWALWWQHGS, translated from the coding sequence ATGACGCCTGTTCAAGTCGTGCTGTCGACAGTTCTCGGAGTGGCCCTGGTGATCTCGGTCGTGACGGATGTGCTGCGCCGGGAAATCCTGGATGCCGTCACGTACCCGCTGATGGCGGTGGCGCTCGGCGTACGCCTCTTCACGGAGGGCCTCGGGGACCTGGAGCACGGCGTACTCAGCGGGCTGGTGGCGGGAGCGGGGCTGGCGGTGCTGCTCCTGCCAGCGGCCCTGCGGGGGCGGATGGGGTGGGGTGACGTGAAGTTGATGGGTGGAGTGGGGGCCGTGCTGGGGTTTCCGGCGGTGCTGGCGGCCGCGGCCTTCATCTCACTGGTGGGGGCGCTCCAGGCGGTGGTGACGCTGCTCTGGCAGGGCGCGGTATGGGACACGCTGGCGGCGGTGGTGCGGCGGTGGGCGGTACGGGTGCGGCTGGCGAGCGTTGACGCGCGGCCGGGGCCCCAGCACCACATCCCTTATGGAGTCGCCATCGCGCTCGGCACCTTCTGGGCGTTGTGGTGGCAGCACGGAAGCTGA
- a CDS encoding type II and III secretion system protein family protein, whose protein sequence is MFTRFTHAAALSALVALVASGSALAQDGTSVSLGVGSQKVLTVPGLSRVALGDPTIAEVKTLGSGQLLITGLGEGKTTLLVWKTSGQRVSYLVSVRKQDPNEVISEIKRLLGEIEGVSVRMVGDRIYLDGQAYTTQDADRINEVVSLYPNVKSFVKIAPNAKKLVAQNLNAAFQKAGLKNVQANVVGATIFLEGSVESQQDLQKAELITKAIGEKVENLLVVGIKRMILSEVQFVEIRRNSRDRYGIRYPTDITGTVGATATISQQLFPGTFGEGSANLGLNAGADFSIGFQGNDGYGRLLAQPKLVCASGEKAEFLAGGEVPIPLITNNQFSVEYKKYGVILNLRPTADRNGNIQTEIEAEASEIDTSVSVSFGGSSAIPGFRTRKVKTNVTVRHGETIVLSGVFSHDEQKSVSKIPGLGHIPIVGELFKSRGFDSTKRELVIFVTPRIVNPDSDKVRTIIEDVKSRYKQARSEVNFNIFD, encoded by the coding sequence ATGTTCACACGCTTCACGCATGCCGCGGCGCTGAGCGCCCTCGTCGCCCTGGTGGCCAGCGGCAGCGCCCTGGCCCAGGATGGCACCAGCGTCAGCCTCGGCGTCGGCTCCCAGAAGGTACTCACCGTTCCCGGATTGAGCCGCGTCGCGCTGGGTGACCCGACCATCGCCGAGGTGAAGACGCTCGGCTCCGGGCAGCTGCTCATCACCGGCCTCGGCGAGGGCAAGACGACGCTCCTCGTCTGGAAGACGTCCGGCCAGCGCGTCAGCTACCTCGTGTCCGTCCGCAAGCAGGACCCCAACGAGGTCATCTCCGAAATCAAGCGCCTGCTGGGCGAAATCGAAGGCGTCTCCGTGCGCATGGTGGGTGACCGCATCTACCTGGACGGTCAGGCCTACACCACGCAGGACGCGGACCGCATCAACGAGGTGGTGAGCCTCTATCCGAACGTGAAGTCGTTCGTGAAGATTGCCCCCAACGCCAAGAAGCTGGTGGCGCAGAACCTCAACGCGGCCTTCCAGAAGGCCGGCCTCAAGAACGTTCAGGCCAACGTGGTGGGCGCCACCATCTTCCTGGAGGGCTCCGTGGAGAGCCAGCAGGACCTCCAGAAGGCGGAGCTCATCACCAAGGCCATTGGCGAGAAGGTGGAGAACCTGCTCGTCGTCGGCATCAAGCGGATGATTCTCTCCGAGGTGCAGTTCGTCGAAATCCGCCGCAACAGCCGTGACCGCTACGGCATCCGCTACCCCACGGACATCACCGGCACCGTGGGCGCCACGGCGACCATTTCCCAGCAGCTCTTCCCCGGCACCTTCGGCGAGGGCTCGGCGAACCTGGGCCTCAACGCGGGCGCGGACTTCTCCATCGGCTTCCAGGGCAACGACGGCTACGGCCGCCTGCTCGCGCAGCCCAAGCTGGTGTGCGCCAGCGGTGAGAAAGCCGAGTTCCTGGCCGGCGGCGAGGTGCCGATTCCGCTCATCACCAACAACCAGTTCTCGGTGGAGTACAAGAAGTACGGCGTCATCCTGAACCTGCGCCCCACCGCGGACCGCAATGGCAACATCCAGACGGAAATCGAGGCGGAGGCCTCGGAAATCGACACCTCGGTGTCGGTGTCCTTCGGTGGCTCGTCCGCCATCCCCGGCTTCCGCACCCGCAAGGTGAAGACCAACGTCACCGTGCGCCACGGAGAGACCATCGTCCTGTCCGGCGTGTTCAGCCACGACGAGCAGAAGTCCGTGTCCAAGATTCCGGGCCTGGGTCACATCCCGATTGTGGGCGAGCTCTTCAAGAGCCGCGGCTTCGACTCGACCAAGCGCGAGCTGGTCATCTTCGTCACCCCGCGCATCGTCAACCCGGACTCGGACAAGGTCCGCACCATCATCGAGGACGTGAAGAGCCGCTACAAGCAGGCCCGGTCCGAGGTGAACTTCAACATCTTCGACTGA
- the glyS gene encoding glycine--tRNA ligase subunit beta, producing the protein MARDLLLEVGAEEIPASFIGPALDDLQRVLTERMAEARLKHGEVRVFGTPRRLAVWVKGVADAGEDIVKEVLGPSAKAAFDAQGKPTKAAEKFAEGLKLSVDKLGRTTTPKGEYVSARVEEKGRPAADILQDALHTAVHSINFKKSMRWGDVDQSFARPVQWLVALLGGDVLPVVFGDVKSGRTTYGHRFLSGGPIELKAPADYEAALEKAHVVPDVAKRRAQLVEKLAAAAKKAGGQIMEDPGLVDQVTNLVELPNPVVGSFEARHLDLPPEVLVQEMKSHQRYFSLVDGNGKLLPRFIAVSNTPVRDEQLSLRGYQRVLASRLADGRFFFDEDRKTPLADRVEKLGRVVWQGQLGTYLEKVERFRSLAMWLAQATGRAGEGATIERAATLAKADLVTGMVGEFPELQGVMGREYARAGGEPDAVAVAIYEHYLPRGAEDALPTKDAGALIGIADRLDSLTGIFAIGKAPTGAADPFALRRACIAIIRLVLGRGYRFSLSAAVDEALKLVGPKLANVKRKAGEPAPREQVLEFFRGRLKALWGEQHRTDVVEAVLAAGFDDLVAAQKRLEALSLIVGRADFQPLAAAFKRVANIVEKQGKDVKGGAINPQKLVDEPERHLHTAFTQARNTVTGLVQADDFAGALREITGLKPAVDTFFDKVMVMAEDKELRENRIRLLTEIGALFNQVADFSKIQAELSAAA; encoded by the coding sequence GTGGCGCGTGACCTGCTCCTGGAAGTGGGCGCCGAGGAGATTCCGGCGTCGTTCATCGGTCCCGCGCTGGACGACCTCCAGCGGGTGCTCACCGAGCGCATGGCCGAGGCCCGGCTGAAGCACGGTGAGGTGCGCGTGTTCGGCACTCCACGTCGCCTGGCGGTGTGGGTGAAGGGCGTGGCGGACGCGGGCGAGGACATCGTGAAGGAGGTCCTCGGCCCCAGCGCCAAGGCGGCCTTCGACGCGCAGGGCAAGCCCACCAAGGCGGCGGAGAAGTTCGCCGAGGGGCTCAAGCTGTCGGTGGACAAGCTGGGCCGCACCACCACGCCCAAGGGCGAGTACGTCTCCGCGCGCGTGGAGGAGAAGGGCCGTCCGGCGGCGGACATCCTCCAGGACGCGCTGCACACGGCGGTGCACTCCATCAACTTCAAGAAGTCCATGCGCTGGGGTGACGTGGACCAGTCCTTCGCGCGCCCGGTGCAGTGGCTGGTGGCGCTGCTGGGCGGCGACGTGCTGCCCGTCGTCTTCGGCGACGTGAAGAGCGGCCGTACCACGTACGGCCACCGCTTCCTCTCGGGCGGCCCCATCGAGCTGAAGGCGCCCGCGGACTACGAGGCGGCGCTGGAGAAGGCGCACGTGGTGCCGGACGTGGCGAAGCGCCGCGCGCAGCTGGTGGAGAAGCTCGCCGCGGCGGCGAAGAAGGCCGGCGGTCAAATCATGGAGGACCCGGGGCTCGTGGACCAGGTGACCAACCTGGTGGAGCTGCCCAACCCCGTGGTGGGCAGCTTCGAGGCGCGGCACCTGGACCTGCCTCCGGAGGTGCTGGTGCAGGAGATGAAGAGCCACCAGCGCTACTTCTCGCTGGTGGACGGCAACGGGAAGCTGCTGCCCCGCTTCATCGCCGTGTCCAACACGCCGGTGCGCGACGAGCAGCTCAGCCTGCGCGGCTACCAGCGCGTGCTGGCCTCGCGCCTCGCGGACGGCCGCTTCTTCTTCGACGAGGACCGCAAGACGCCGCTGGCGGACCGCGTGGAGAAGCTGGGCCGCGTCGTGTGGCAGGGGCAGCTCGGCACGTACCTGGAGAAGGTGGAGCGCTTCCGCTCGCTGGCCATGTGGCTGGCCCAGGCCACCGGCAGGGCGGGGGAGGGCGCGACGATTGAACGCGCCGCCACGCTGGCCAAGGCGGACCTCGTCACCGGCATGGTGGGCGAGTTCCCCGAGCTCCAGGGCGTCATGGGCCGCGAGTACGCGCGCGCCGGCGGCGAGCCGGACGCGGTGGCGGTGGCCATCTACGAGCACTACCTGCCGCGCGGCGCCGAGGACGCGCTGCCCACGAAGGACGCGGGCGCGCTCATCGGCATCGCGGACCGGCTGGACTCGCTCACCGGCATCTTCGCCATCGGCAAGGCGCCCACCGGCGCGGCGGACCCGTTCGCCCTGCGGCGCGCGTGCATCGCCATCATCCGCCTGGTGCTGGGCCGCGGCTACCGCTTCAGCCTGTCCGCCGCGGTGGACGAGGCGCTGAAGCTGGTGGGCCCCAAGCTCGCCAACGTCAAGCGCAAGGCCGGCGAGCCCGCCCCGCGCGAGCAGGTGCTGGAGTTCTTCCGCGGCCGCCTCAAGGCGCTGTGGGGCGAGCAGCACCGCACGGACGTGGTGGAGGCGGTGCTGGCCGCGGGCTTCGACGACCTCGTCGCCGCGCAGAAGCGCCTGGAGGCGCTGAGCCTCATCGTCGGCCGGGCGGACTTCCAGCCGCTCGCGGCGGCCTTCAAGCGCGTGGCCAACATCGTGGAGAAGCAGGGCAAGGACGTGAAGGGCGGGGCCATCAACCCGCAGAAGCTGGTGGACGAGCCGGAGCGCCACCTGCACACCGCCTTCACCCAGGCCCGCAACACGGTGACGGGGCTCGTCCAGGCGGATGACTTCGCCGGCGCCCTGCGCGAAATCACCGGCCTCAAGCCCGCCGTGGACACCTTCTTCGACAAGGTCATGGTCATGGCCGAGGACAAGGAGCTGCGGGAGAACCGCATCCGCCTCCTCACGGAGATTGGCGCCCTGTTCAATCAGGTGGCCGACTTCTCGAAGATTCAGGCCGAGCTCTCCGCGGCGGCCTGA
- a CDS encoding YncE family protein, whose product MRAYLLTAALLLVSCDTTPEPRPPPFTRLVYPSGLAFWHPEGGSSTNGYLYVASANFDKCYDSGDVTALDLDALGVRPFGAPFTQTVEEDRGTLITNLGVGTQSYVQIESFAGEMALWAPPGRTPRLFVPARAEGSYLHAIDVAADGVSLSCAQGGTTRDCRADALSLLNVPGASGPFPSAPSPMGVTVERTNPDSRVWVTHSELVGPEESKQESQFQNYLVDIPAADPTLDSLSVDSFLPMSTNGRLVGAAHAAALGGRYVYVSGRNSSSTQLGALPARYILRLVDRTATSRVLESDVEAVYTVREARGVAVVQRPKADDPTVLDPNRERVYLLARGPDTLLVLDVENALADTPTIRVVTSAPLPAGSSEVEVIPRAVGRGNIVAVTGSSSEAVALYDEEVGQLVAQVLVGDQNPSQPAQPFGLAADVRGNAARVFVSTFGDGRVAIIDIPDLDRPQDSRLVARLGTPQKRDPRQGTSVCSTETTP is encoded by the coding sequence ATGCGCGCCTATCTCCTCACCGCAGCGCTGCTGCTCGTGTCGTGCGATACCACGCCCGAGCCGCGGCCTCCGCCGTTCACCCGCCTCGTCTACCCGAGTGGCCTCGCGTTCTGGCATCCCGAGGGTGGCTCGTCCACCAACGGGTACCTGTACGTGGCGAGCGCCAACTTCGACAAGTGCTACGACTCCGGCGACGTGACTGCCCTGGACCTCGATGCGCTGGGGGTCCGCCCGTTCGGCGCGCCCTTCACGCAGACCGTCGAGGAGGACCGCGGCACGCTCATCACGAACCTCGGCGTCGGCACGCAGTCGTACGTGCAGATTGAGAGCTTCGCGGGCGAGATGGCGCTCTGGGCGCCGCCCGGCCGCACGCCGCGCCTGTTCGTCCCGGCCCGTGCCGAGGGCAGCTACCTGCACGCCATCGACGTGGCGGCGGACGGCGTCAGCCTGTCGTGCGCGCAGGGCGGCACCACCCGCGACTGCCGCGCGGACGCGCTGTCCCTCCTCAACGTGCCGGGGGCCTCGGGGCCCTTCCCGTCGGCGCCGAGCCCCATGGGCGTCACCGTGGAGCGCACCAACCCGGACTCGCGCGTGTGGGTGACCCACTCGGAGCTCGTGGGCCCGGAGGAGTCGAAGCAGGAGTCGCAGTTCCAGAACTACCTCGTCGACATCCCCGCCGCGGACCCCACCCTGGACTCCCTGAGCGTGGACAGCTTCCTGCCCATGAGCACCAACGGCCGGCTGGTCGGCGCGGCGCATGCGGCGGCCCTCGGTGGCCGGTACGTGTACGTCTCCGGTCGCAACTCGTCGTCCACGCAGCTCGGCGCGCTGCCCGCGCGCTACATCCTGCGGCTGGTGGACCGGACCGCGACCAGCCGCGTGCTGGAGAGCGACGTGGAGGCCGTCTACACCGTGCGCGAGGCGCGCGGCGTGGCGGTGGTGCAGCGCCCCAAGGCGGACGACCCGACGGTGTTGGACCCGAACCGCGAGCGCGTCTACCTGCTGGCGCGCGGGCCGGACACGCTGCTGGTGCTGGACGTGGAGAACGCGCTCGCGGACACGCCGACGATTCGCGTCGTCACCTCGGCGCCGCTCCCGGCGGGCTCCAGCGAGGTGGAGGTCATTCCGCGCGCCGTGGGCCGCGGCAACATCGTCGCGGTGACGGGCAGCAGCAGCGAGGCCGTCGCCCTCTATGACGAGGAGGTGGGCCAGCTCGTCGCTCAGGTGCTGGTGGGAGACCAGAACCCGAGCCAGCCGGCCCAGCCCTTCGGCCTGGCGGCGGACGTGCGCGGCAACGCGGCCCGCGTCTTCGTCAGCACCTTCGGCGACGGCCGCGTCGCCATCATCGACATTCCCGACCTCGACCGGCCGCAGGACTCGCGGCTGGTGGCACGGCTCGGCACTCCCCAGAAGCGCGACCCGCGCCAGGGCACCAGCGTGTGCTCGACGGAGACCACCCCTTGA
- a CDS encoding ATPase, T2SS/T4P/T4SS family encodes MFLITLAEKGGGTEQREYHKSEVTIGRLPGNDIILAKGNVSKYHSRIVAKEGKFIIVDMKSTNGTFVNGKKIAAPQVLKPTDQVAIGDYILNVEALEDEGPAMTRAGAPEDEGYDDGGEEPYEEEQQYEEEEPYEEEAPAPAPAAGRMPASMASAMAKNKKKVDPRIERYTRLQKEIHDRLIEYLDLRRMDMDRLGDDELWRRTEKAIRDIIDQMEADGELPEDVDREELLTDVINEALGLGPLEAFLASDEISEIMVNHANQIYIERKGKLTLAEKTFSSNQAVLGVIERIVAPIGRRIDESSPLVDARLKDGSRVNAIIPPLALKGPCITIRKFKKDSLKIQDLVKYKTLTAQMAEFLEMCVKARRNIVISGGTGSGKTTTLNIISSFIPEGERIITVEDAAELQLPQDHWVQLESRPPNLEGKGAITIRDLVKNCLRMRPDRIVVGECRSGETLDMLQAMNTGHDGSLTTLHANTPRDAIARLETMVLMSGMELPVKAIREQIASAVHMIVQQTRFSDGTRKICYVTEVSGMEVDIVTLQDIFYYKQDGFTEDHKVRGRFVASGFVPKFYDELQRKGIPVNMSIFRED; translated from the coding sequence ATGTTTCTCATCACCCTCGCGGAAAAGGGCGGCGGGACCGAGCAGCGCGAGTACCACAAGAGCGAAGTCACGATCGGCCGCCTGCCGGGCAACGACATCATCCTCGCGAAGGGAAACGTCTCCAAGTACCACTCGCGGATCGTCGCCAAGGAAGGGAAGTTCATCATCGTGGACATGAAGTCCACGAACGGCACCTTCGTGAACGGCAAGAAGATTGCCGCGCCTCAGGTCCTCAAGCCCACCGACCAGGTCGCCATCGGCGACTACATCCTCAACGTCGAAGCCCTGGAGGACGAGGGGCCGGCAATGACGCGCGCCGGAGCCCCGGAGGACGAGGGCTACGACGACGGCGGCGAAGAGCCGTACGAGGAGGAGCAGCAGTACGAAGAGGAGGAGCCGTACGAGGAGGAGGCTCCCGCTCCCGCCCCCGCGGCCGGCCGCATGCCGGCGTCCATGGCCTCCGCCATGGCGAAGAACAAGAAGAAGGTCGACCCGCGCATCGAGCGCTACACCCGGCTCCAGAAGGAGATCCACGACCGGCTCATCGAGTACCTCGATTTGCGCCGCATGGACATGGACCGGCTCGGCGATGACGAGCTGTGGCGCCGCACCGAGAAGGCCATCCGCGACATCATCGACCAGATGGAGGCGGACGGAGAGCTCCCGGAGGACGTGGACCGGGAGGAGCTGCTCACCGACGTCATCAACGAGGCGCTGGGCCTGGGGCCCCTCGAGGCGTTCCTCGCGTCGGATGAGATCAGCGAGATCATGGTGAACCACGCCAACCAGATCTACATCGAGCGCAAGGGCAAGCTGACGCTGGCGGAGAAGACGTTCTCCTCCAACCAGGCGGTGCTCGGCGTCATCGAGCGAATCGTGGCGCCCATCGGCCGGCGCATCGACGAGTCCAGCCCGCTGGTGGACGCGCGCCTCAAGGACGGCAGCCGCGTCAACGCCATCATTCCGCCGCTGGCGCTCAAGGGCCCCTGCATCACCATCCGCAAGTTCAAGAAGGACTCGCTGAAGATTCAGGACCTGGTGAAGTACAAGACGCTCACCGCGCAGATGGCCGAGTTCCTGGAGATGTGCGTGAAGGCGCGGCGCAACATCGTCATCTCCGGCGGCACGGGCTCCGGGAAGACGACGACGCTGAACATCATCAGCTCCTTCATTCCGGAGGGTGAGCGCATCATCACCGTGGAGGACGCGGCGGAGCTCCAGCTCCCGCAGGACCACTGGGTCCAGCTGGAGAGCCGCCCGCCCAACCTCGAAGGCAAGGGCGCCATCACCATCCGTGATTTGGTGAAGAACTGCCTGCGCATGCGGCCGGACCGCATCGTGGTGGGCGAGTGCCGCTCCGGCGAGACGCTGGACATGCTCCAGGCGATGAACACGGGCCACGACGGCTCGCTCACCACACTGCACGCCAACACGCCGCGCGACGCCATCGCCCGCCTGGAGACGATGGTGCTCATGTCCGGCATGGAGCTGCCGGTGAAGGCCATCCGCGAGCAGATTGCGAGCGCGGTGCACATGATCGTGCAGCAGACGCGCTTCTCCGACGGCACGCGGAAGATCTGCTACGTCACCGAGGTGTCGGGCATGGAGGTGGACATCGTCACCCTCCAGGACATCTTCTATTACAAGCAGGATGGCTTCACGGAGGACCACAAGGTCCGGGGCCGCTTCGTCGCGTCGGGTTTCGTACCGAAGTTCTACGACGAGCTGCAGCGCAAGGGCATCCCCGTCAACATGAGCATCTTCCGGGAGGATTGA
- a CDS encoding FHA domain-containing protein: MIDQNSRPARKVGIADHLWETYEEMAQQMGSDRDALINQALFMFARLNGFIEVKARGEAPVAAAPAAAPARPAVAAAPAPARGAPPVLAPAPRPEPTPQPPRPAGRGAVPAEDRGGSSNGLDNDPVRREVAERVLETAAELERLIKGKNEPPPPSADDMVEEEEPLPEPEDPAMEDEAPEEAEEEPAEEAEEDEAGALYLVTEAGDQERIVKERFVIGRGKHCDFVINSGKVSREHAVIVHEGNDWIIEDLGSSNGTWYNKQRIKRRKIEDGDEYFICSEKIRLVVS, encoded by the coding sequence ATGATCGATCAGAACTCCCGCCCCGCCCGCAAGGTCGGCATCGCCGACCACCTGTGGGAGACGTACGAAGAGATGGCCCAGCAGATGGGCTCGGATCGCGATGCGCTGATCAACCAGGCGCTCTTCATGTTCGCGCGCCTCAACGGCTTCATCGAGGTGAAGGCCCGCGGCGAGGCCCCCGTGGCGGCCGCCCCCGCGGCGGCTCCCGCCCGGCCGGCCGTGGCCGCCGCCCCCGCTCCGGCCCGTGGCGCGCCCCCGGTGCTGGCCCCGGCGCCCCGTCCCGAGCCCACCCCGCAGCCGCCCCGGCCCGCCGGCCGTGGCGCCGTGCCCGCCGAGGACCGCGGCGGGTCCTCCAACGGCCTGGACAATGATCCGGTCCGCCGCGAGGTCGCCGAGCGCGTCCTGGAGACGGCCGCCGAGCTCGAGCGCCTCATCAAGGGCAAGAACGAGCCGCCCCCGCCCTCCGCCGACGACATGGTCGAGGAGGAGGAGCCGCTGCCCGAGCCCGAGGACCCGGCCATGGAGGACGAGGCTCCCGAGGAGGCTGAAGAAGAGCCCGCCGAGGAGGCCGAGGAGGACGAGGCTGGCGCGCTGTACCTCGTCACCGAGGCCGGAGACCAGGAGCGCATCGTGAAGGAGCGCTTCGTCATCGGCCGTGGCAAGCACTGCGACTTCGTCATCAACTCCGGGAAGGTGTCCCGCGAGCACGCCGTCATCGTCCACGAGGGCAATGACTGGATCATCGAGGACCTCGGGTCCTCCAACGGCACCTGGTACAACAAGCAGCGCATCAAGCGCCGGAAGATTGAAGACGGGGACGAGTACTTCATCTGCAGCGAGAAGATCCGCCTCGTCGTGAGCTGA
- a CDS encoding FHA domain-containing protein: MPTLVVRLPDGSENEYEVTGELKLGRLATNDIVLTEGGVSRTHAKVFEDGGTVFIEDTGSANGTFVDGERIADPTPLTPTSEVVLGDYTLRLKAAAAPSRSGPRRAAKSAPPPVEEMPMGAEGSGARATRALPSLKARPTPGSPPPKRPPRPAKPAGGAPPDDGAAAGGGGGGGSGPMLKGLVGPWAGRTYPLKGKVLVGRQPPAPVMLEDDSVSRRHAELEATASGVTVRDLGSANGTLLNGEPLGQEPVELQPGDQLQFGVVELTFEAEEVALAAPTRRGGGPIPTRRGGAAAEPAEAAAEGAPPGRKKLMMVAAGVVGLLVVAALVKVAMPGPAQVDPGENPAGAVADPAEQVQELLSECRSYASNELGSPNWARADEACTKALDLDPIHPEANNLIRRIRLEKEAFERFSAGEKALQRLKPEEALEAFSKIPKESEYFRRGKTKAREAAEQVTKRALDDCKRYLSNAQWGAAVPRCDQYMAVWCQGQSKEELQPPLGYTLKLEGRLRRNEWRPKDALFVRFLVARYKLDPSAAPWACPVTEIIGPDEATTDPRSIVDAAVKKRFTNKLMQAAMMDYWAGRGSEALATLQKLRSNVDAAQFHAQVDELIRVMSTVDQLFKNGETFLAGDDPEKAAEPFREALQVDKELMLDLAESKPSFYRRNILQDMAEKSYQRGKEWADRQDRRRACRIWKLGFSFYAGNPDLNKAAAFCSSLAADAFREAGGCQDLPAVLDYAVKGDGMEEKVAEKKKELNCP; the protein is encoded by the coding sequence ATGCCCACCCTGGTCGTCCGTCTCCCCGACGGCTCCGAGAATGAATACGAAGTCACGGGCGAGCTGAAGCTGGGCCGTCTGGCGACCAACGACATCGTCCTCACCGAGGGCGGTGTGTCGCGCACGCACGCGAAGGTCTTCGAGGACGGCGGCACCGTCTTCATCGAGGACACGGGCAGCGCCAACGGCACCTTCGTGGACGGAGAGCGCATCGCGGACCCCACGCCGCTCACGCCCACGTCCGAGGTGGTGCTCGGCGACTACACGCTGCGCCTCAAGGCCGCGGCGGCGCCGTCACGCTCCGGCCCGCGCCGCGCGGCGAAGTCCGCACCGCCTCCCGTCGAGGAGATGCCGATGGGCGCCGAGGGCAGCGGCGCGCGCGCCACCCGGGCCCTGCCGAGCCTGAAGGCGCGGCCCACGCCCGGCTCACCTCCGCCGAAGCGGCCCCCGAGGCCCGCGAAGCCGGCCGGTGGTGCTCCTCCGGATGACGGCGCGGCGGCGGGTGGCGGCGGTGGCGGTGGCTCGGGTCCCATGTTGAAGGGCCTGGTGGGGCCGTGGGCGGGGCGGACGTATCCCCTCAAGGGCAAGGTGCTGGTGGGGCGGCAGCCTCCAGCGCCGGTGATGTTGGAGGATGACTCGGTCAGCCGGCGTCACGCGGAGCTGGAGGCGACGGCGTCCGGCGTGACGGTGCGTGACCTCGGGAGCGCCAACGGCACGCTGCTCAACGGAGAGCCGCTGGGCCAGGAGCCCGTGGAGTTGCAGCCGGGAGACCAGCTCCAGTTCGGCGTGGTGGAGCTGACCTTCGAGGCCGAGGAGGTGGCCCTGGCCGCGCCGACGCGGCGGGGCGGTGGTCCCATCCCCACGCGTCGCGGCGGGGCGGCCGCGGAGCCGGCGGAGGCGGCGGCGGAGGGCGCGCCCCCGGGCCGCAAGAAGCTGATGATGGTGGCCGCCGGCGTGGTGGGCCTGCTGGTGGTGGCGGCGCTGGTGAAGGTGGCCATGCCGGGACCGGCGCAGGTGGACCCGGGGGAGAACCCGGCGGGCGCCGTGGCGGACCCGGCGGAGCAGGTCCAGGAGCTGCTCAGCGAGTGCCGCTCCTACGCGTCCAACGAGCTGGGCTCGCCCAACTGGGCCCGCGCGGATGAGGCGTGCACCAAGGCGCTGGACCTGGACCCCATCCATCCCGAGGCCAACAACCTCATCCGGCGCATCCGCCTGGAGAAGGAGGCCTTCGAGCGCTTCTCCGCGGGCGAGAAGGCGCTGCAGCGCCTCAAGCCAGAGGAGGCGCTCGAGGCCTTCAGCAAGATTCCGAAGGAGAGCGAGTACTTCCGCCGCGGCAAGACGAAGGCGCGCGAGGCGGCCGAGCAGGTGACGAAGCGGGCGCTGGACGACTGCAAGCGCTATCTGAGCAACGCGCAGTGGGGCGCCGCGGTGCCGCGCTGCGACCAGTACATGGCCGTCTGGTGCCAGGGTCAGTCCAAGGAGGAGCTGCAGCCGCCGCTGGGCTACACGCTGAAGCTGGAGGGCCGGCTGCGCCGCAACGAGTGGCGGCCGAAGGACGCGCTCTTCGTGCGCTTCCTCGTGGCGCGCTACAAGCTGGACCCCAGCGCCGCGCCGTGGGCCTGCCCGGTGACGGAAATCATCGGCCCGGACGAGGCCACCACGGACCCGCGCTCCATCGTGGATGCGGCGGTGAAGAAGCGCTTCACCAACAAGCTGATGCAGGCGGCCATGATGGACTACTGGGCCGGCCGCGGCAGCGAGGCGCTGGCCACCCTGCAGAAGCTGCGCTCCAACGTCGATGCCGCGCAGTTCCACGCCCAGGTGGACGAGCTGATTCGCGTCATGTCCACGGTGGACCAGCTCTTCAAGAACGGCGAGACGTTCCTCGCCGGCGATGACCCGGAGAAGGCCGCCGAGCCCTTCCGCGAGGCGCTGCAGGTGGACAAGGAGCTGATGCTGGACCTGGCCGAGTCCAAGCCGTCCTTCTACCGGCGCAACATCCTCCAGGACATGGCGGAGAAGTCCTACCAGCGAGGCAAGGAGTGGGCGGACCGTCAGGACCGGCGCCGCGCGTGCCGCATCTGGAAGCTGGGCTTCAGCTTCTACGCGGGCAATCCGGACCTGAACAAGGCGGCGGCCTTCTGCTCCAGCCTCGCCGCGGATGCCTTCCGGGAGGCGGGCGGCTGCCAGGACCTGCCGGCGGTCCTCGACTACGCCGTCAAGGGCGACGGGATGGAGGAGAAGGTGGCGGAGAAGAAGAAGGAGCTGAACTGCCCCTGA